The Brassica oleracea var. oleracea cultivar TO1000 chromosome C7, BOL, whole genome shotgun sequence sequence TGGGATCATTGGGGACTGACGAGTGTTCATTCTTGAGGATTAAGTCCACTGTATAGTATGACATAACACAATCTTCTAAAAGAAACCAACTTACATTTTCATAAATTTCATCACTTCAGGAGACAGAGGTGAAGCCCCAGACGTCATAAAACGAACCCGGCCTCCAAGTTTGTCCTTTATCCTATTGAAAACCAGCCTGTCCCATATTGCAGAAGCATTCTTTCCTGAACCAACAGTACGAAATACAAAGCAGATCAAACAACTTTAAGAACCCAACAGTCACCAAAATTCCGAGCTGTCTCAGGAATAACAATATAAAGCTACAGAAGCATATTGCGCAAATAGAGTTAAAATGCATGAAAGGACCTACCATTTAGGAGAGCCTGCTTCTTTGAATTATAGGCAGCATTGAAGAGCCTCTCTTTCATCCCGCCAGAGGATTTTACTGCATTAGTGATACTAGCAACAACATGTTTACCATTAATTTAGTGAATCACCCAACGCAGCAGAGGGGATATATCAACAAACTGAAGCGCCATTATTACCCATCATATATTCTGTTGTATAATCGAGGAACACTGCTGAATACAGTAGGTCTCAGAGCCGCCAAATCCTCCTCCGCTGCTACTCACGTCGTTCGCCGATTTCAGTTTCTTCGAATACATGCTCGGCGAGATTGAGAAGAAAGTCCGTAAGCTGCTCCTTCCGATTAGTAGAGAAGAAAGTCCGTAAGCCAATTCTTTTACTATTTTAACTAGATAAGACGTGACACATGGATTTATTATCAATCATAACAAATTACAATACTAGCTAGTTTGACTTGCACCGACGGTACAGCATGAATACGACCATATGATGAAATAGGCCCAAACCTTTTTTTAACTTAAGGACCCAACAACTATATAGATTTTACATTTTTTCAATACAATTTATCAAAGACTTCACTTCAAAGTTACTTCTGTTATATGCAATTCAGATTGTAAATTCTTAGTAAGAAATTTATCTGACAACAGAAGCTATGGGTTTTGGAAATGTTGGGTTAAAAGTTTTGCTATGTGAGGATTAAATGTGTTTTACAAACACTATTTTTCTTTAGCATCATGAAGAAAAACTTCAAACAAAACACACACACAATAGTAAACATCATCGCGAAGGTGTAAAGCCAGCACTTAACCCTGGAAACAACACCTTGGATTTTAAAAAGAAAATTCAACCATAACTTAGTAATATTATAAAAGAAGAAGCTCTTTTTTGGTAGTGATGGATTTGATGATGAAGACTCTGTAGTGTGAGTGATAGTATCCTCTACGCTTGGATGCATTGAAACCCTTGACAA is a genomic window containing:
- the LOC106305161 gene encoding long chain acyl-CoA synthetase 6, peroxisomal-like, translating into MKERLFNAAYNSKKQALLNGKNASAIWDRLVFNRIKDKLGGRVRFMTSGASPLSPEVMKFMKICFGARVLEGYGMTETACVISGMDEGDNLIGHFCSPNPACEIKLVDVP